Genomic DNA from Acipenser ruthenus chromosome 41, fAciRut3.2 maternal haplotype, whole genome shotgun sequence:
gttaaacgtttTCTGTTTAATCTCTACCGTTTTTGCtaagtttaatgtttagattttaaacagcaGCCCGGTTATaagggataagggcgtctgctaagaaattaataataataataataataataataataataataataataataataataaacgcgtACAAATGTTTTAAGtgtgttacaaatcataaacacgtccaagagattacaaaataaacaccacaaggtgtttaaatcctaaacacatttagaattctAAACGTAatgacgtgtttgaaaagtgttacaagtaagtgttttaaagttaaatactCGGTCTTACAGTGAGATTAGGGCAGGTGAACACACCTGTGATAGTTAATGTGAGAGTCGGGCGTCAGCAAGCTCAATCTGTATTAGGTGTTGGTGCTCAAGCATCATAAATCAACAAttactgaataaaacaaaacacattcagaATAATAAGAGTGAAAAATAACAATTCAGTCCACACAATATTTAAAAACTAATTGAATTCGTTCCATACTCAAACAAACTGATCATTCATGACATGTGCATCTGTTTAGTTTCAGTGCTACACTTCAGCACATCTGATGCCTGGAAATGACTGAGAGGAAGCATCTCAGAGCATTAAAGATCACAGAGCTTACAGGGCCGACCCAACTACCTGAAGGAGCGAGACTTTAAAATCTCACTGCTTCTTATACCGTTCCCTTGTGATAATAAAAAATGTGAAGTGGTGTTTCCGTGCCGGTCCAATAGATGGCAGTGTTGCTCCGTAAAGCGTCCGGTGTTGAATTCATACAGCGAGGAACTCATACGCGAGGTCTGGAAGTAAATCTATGacttttaataaacatttgaGACTATTTGAATCATTCTGAAGACAGGGGTTGGGTGTCTCCGAGTTTCAGACTTCCGAAGACAATCTGGCTTCATGAAACAAGCGCATTCTTTCACTCAGTTTGAATGACCAACAGCCGTCCCCGCTGAGGTTTTTCcttcgaaggaactggaattCATATTTTAGAGACATCATTGTTGCGATCGTTCAACTGCTATCGTTTGAAGCAATTTAAAATCGACTAACAAACAGTGGCTTCCATTGAGGTCATTTGTCACCAAGCTCTATTTTAACAGAATGCTAATCAATGATGTTTTAGAATCGATTAAAAGGGAATagggatttgttttaaaatgaaattggaAATGGATTTGGATTTGATAGAAAAACGGAAATAACAAGCAACCCTGGCGCATTAGGATTGACGGGGCCCTGGTGTAAGACTGAAGTAgaccccaaacaaaacaaaaacaagaatgaATAAAGACAGTGCAGCTGACCAAGTAACGTTTAATACAAACACGCCCACCGTGTGCTTGTGTTGTCTTTACTGAACAATGGCACATCTTATTTCACTTTTAATAAactgacataaaaaaataaatacattaataataataataataataataataataataacaagaagaagaagaagaagaaatagcttttgtaaataatgtaaaataataagacacatcagGCAGCTGAGCAATCACGTGACCAATTGCCAGCGATCTTGCTCTATGTCCCGCCTACAGAAGACAATCTGGTCGCTCCGATTTGCACATtcgtgttttgattgacagtccggcCAACACGATCTTGCCGCGGTGTAttttttctaatcccagtagGACGGTTACGCTGCTGGGAATGTGACGTCACCAGCTTCTCTCCCAAACGCAGACAAATGGGACACTTTTATACACACTGAATTTCCACACAGAAATTAACTTTCAGGGCTCGTCTGCATTGGTGGCTTTAGAGCTtccctcatctcaccgacagggggcaGCATAGTAACGGCAAAGCATCACACATCACAGGCATGTTAAAGAAATCCTGGAGGAGTTGCAGGTCAAGATCCTTCAGGCAGAGTTCCCCTGCTCCCTCCATCCAGTCACTGCAGTGTAAAGGTATACCTTCAGGGGTAGCTGGGCTGGTTTCTGAGCAGAGGGAGGGATCGCTCAGCCTGTCACAGCTGCTCCAGCTCCACAAAGAAACATGCCGAGCACCAGCAGCAACACAAGCAGCAGTGAGAATGTAACAGGCAGCCAGCTTCTCTGTGCAATACGAACGCCTGCAGAAAGAGGAGACGAGCGCTGACATACTGTACCAACATGGAGCAGAGTGGAGGTGTACAGTGGGAAACTACTGTCCTCGAGGGGGGTTAGTGTCTGACAGGGGACTGCATTGGGAGAGGACACCAGATCAACATGAGGGGGGGTAGTGTCTGACAGGGGACTGCATTGGGAGAGGACACCAGATCAACATGAGGGGGGGTAGTGTCTGACAGGGGATTGCATTGGGAGAGAACTCTAGATCAACATGAGGGGGGGGTAGTGTCTGACAGGGGATTGCATTGGGAGAGGACACCAGATCAACATGAGGGGGGGGTAGTGTCTGACAGGGGATTGCATTGGGAGAGGACACCAGATCAACATGAGGGGGGGGTAGTGTCTGACAGGGGACTGCATTGGGAGAGGACACCAGATCAACATGAGGGGGGATAGTGTCTGACAGGGGACTGCATTGGGAGAGGACACCAGATCAACACAAGGGGGTATTTGTTTCTCAAAGCCTGAAGTATACTGTCCAGTCGATATCAGGCCACAGTTTATGGCCTGACTACTGCACACATGACTAATCTCAACAGGGTCTGGTAGCAACGGACAAGGAGTCTTCTGTAATCGGCTGCCCGCTGAACTTCAGTAAAGAGCTGCAGCGGAGAGGGAACAGAATCGGACGTTCTGAATTGAGGTTGACTCGGGTTGACTGAATTATAAAAACGGTGCACCCTCACCCCCGCGCGCTCAGCCCCGATTTCTCTCCACATGCCCTTACCTGTGCTTGGGTGCAGGGTGACAGCTCGGCTCACTCTCTGCTCCATCACGGGGTGATCCAGCTCGAAGGTGAAGGTCTCTGCTTCATTCACCACCACCTCCAGCTCACTCTGGATCTGGTAGAGCCCCCTGCTGTCCACAGACTGCTTGGTGCGGCTCTGGtttgtgatgtcacttcctgccGCATTCAGCCACAGCAGTGTGGGCCGGGGATAACCGCCCGCCACCTTGACAGTCAGGGTCACAGGATCACCGGGGCGAGGCAGGCCAATCGCTAACTGCGGCTCGCTGTAAGGGGCtggacagacacagaaacacagccaATGAACAAGCTTTTTAACCACCTGCACAAATATGAACGTCAACATTTGAGCCACGTGCAGGGTCTTCAAGATCAAGAAGAAAAGTAAGTCGTTTGAACACAGAGCCTAATATGCATAGAACACAATGTGAAGAACACATAATCTGCTGCTTTTACTAAGgaactgaccccaaccctgatgGCAGCTAAGAATGAAAGTGTTTTGTGTGGTTCCTGTTACCTGCAGACTGACTCCCCCTCTCTTTCGCCGGCGCTGTAAACCTGAACACATCTCTACAGGAATACAGATCATCGCTCCTCTTCTCCGTCGATAACAATCAGCGCCTCccttgttttgaaatgtgtacagcttcaaatgacatgctagtgtattttttatttcataaattTAGAGTACTCAATTATTTAACCCCTGATTTGCTCCCCTATGTAGAATGTCCTgtctcccctcactgcagcgattccccacacagctcaggagaactgaaggttcagcgggcgtcctccgatcccacgaccgagccagcttcctcttccacacccaggaactcgagagcggaggTCAGCGAGCGACCGGCCTCCgggggacaaaggccagccctgcaggtgtccgtccGAGCTCACTGGACGCCTGGACGGTGGGGTCCGCtgcagcgcgatgaggagaaacctGAGCTCACCTGacatgtgctgtgtgtgtgtttaacatgtCCCCTCTCCCTTGAATTACCTGCCATGGTGTAATAGTCAATGACAGGATGGTTTATAAACACGGACCTGCCACTATGAGTCGCACGTCTCCCCTGGTGCTCTCCACTTGGTTGGTGACAGCGCAGGTGTACCAGCCCTCATCCTCCCCCCGCACCTGTTTCAGTCTGAGGGAGGTGTTCCCCACACTGAACTGCTCTGGGAACAGCTGGGTCCGATTCCTGTAGGTTTCATTCTGCAGAGCCAGCTGGTCTCGACCGTAATAGAAACTGTGGACCACCCGATAGTCACGGCGAAGCCAGGTAACCACCACTCTGGTGAGATCAGCCCCCGCTTTATAGGAGAAAGAGCAGTCGAGAGTGACATCACTGCCGGGCGGTGACGTCACTGGAGACCGGGGCACCACCACTGCCAATGAAACTGTGGGAAGGAAGGCAGACCATGAAGTCACTACATTCTGAATTCAAACTATCTCGGCGAGATGTCTGCTCATACGTACAATgcgaagtgtgtgtgtgtgtgcgtgcgtgccagtgtgtgtgtgcgcgtgagtgtgtgtcagtgtgtgtgtgtgtgtcagtgtgtgtgtgtgtcagtgtcagtgtgtgtcagtgtcagtgtgtgtgtcagtgtgtgtgcgtgcatgtgtcagtgtgtgtgtcagtgtgtgtgcgtgcatgtgtgtcagtgtgtgtgtgcgtcagtgtgtgtatgtgcgccagtgtgcgtgtgtgtgcgtcagtgtgcatgtgtgtgcgtcagtgtgcgtgtcagtgtgccagtgtgtgtcagtgtgtgtgcgtgcgtgcgcgcgtgtcagtgtgtgtgtgtgtcagtgtgtgtgcgtgcatgtgtgtcagtgtgcgtcagtgtgtgtgtgcgtcagtgtgcgtgtgcgtcagtgtgcgtgtgtgcgcgtcagtgtgtgtcagtgtgtgtgcgtgcgtgcgcgcgtgtcagtgtgtgtgtgtgtcagtgtgtgtgcgtgcatgtgtgtcagtgtgcgtcagtgtgcgtgtgcgtcagtgtgcgtgtgcgtcagtgtgcgtgtgtgcgcgtcagtgtgtgtcagtgtgtgtcagtgtgcgtgcgtgcgtgcgtgcgtgcgtgcgtgtcagtgtgtgtgtgtcagtgtgtgtgtcagtgtgtgtgcgtgtgtcagtgtgtgtgcgttcaTTTCATTCAGGTTGGACAGGAGGAGGTATTTTAAGCCACTCTTCGGGGGAGGAAATCAGGGGGAAAAATTGAGcacgctaaataaacaaaacaaaaacctaaaggAAAAtgaaagtaattgagagcttggttggaatggaaaccagcagacacagggggtccccggGACCACAGTTTTGAACCCCTGCTCTAAGGCCATGCTGTTTACTGTAGGTCAGAATAAAgctgtataaaataataaatctcttACAGGTTAGAAGCAGAGGCAGAGCAAACAGACAGGAGCTGAGCGTCCTCATCATAACAGCACAGAAGAGCTGAGCGTCCTCATCATAACACCACAGAAGAGCTGAGCATCCTCTTCATAACAGCACAGAAGAGCTGAGCATCCTCTTCATAACAGCACAGAAGTGCTGgggaaatacaataataataataataatttgtggtttgtctgtttgttattgaaGATGTGCATGTATTGTCTGGGATAGGaccatgctggggaggtgtctctgtgtctgtgtctgtggggAAGGTTCATGAGTTCTGGCAGTCCAGTCGGATCACCCCCTGGTGAAGAATGGTGCAGCTCCTGCGGTTGCCAGGGAGCCAGGGAgagtgatgtgctgcagtgattggtGAGAGTCTTTATATACATTCAAATTCTATTCAGAACATACGCGTCACTTTACTGACAAGGGCGGTGGTCTCACTGAAAATACAGCTGCAAGTCAAAACACGTGTGACAAAATACaggacataagaacatagaaagtttacaaacgagaggaggccattcagcccatcttgctcgtttgattgtagtagcttattgatcccagaatctcatcaagcagcttcttgaaggatcccagggtgtcagcttcaacaacatagatagatagatatatattcaGACGATGTATCGgtccgttattattattacttagtcatttagcagaggctTTTATCTTAAACTGCTGCAGAGGACCTCTGTTTTACGTTTCATCCGAAGGACGGTtcaatgtaaaatacaaaaaaaaaaaaaaaaaattgcagtcaGGGTATGGTGCGTTTTctattttgcttttttattttatattttaatgtaactgcCACGGTAGTACAATTTAACGTTCGTTAGCAGCAGCTGTCTGTATTTGACCGATTGTTGCAGATTAGTACCgccacacacagagacgtcatcTCAACAGAGCGCTGTTAATTGAATCAGACAGTAGCATCCGGTTCTTGAATTTGTCAAAGTTCTGCCGCATCAATGCAGGCTGCCGCTGCCTCGGGAACATACGgtcttgtacttgcttgaaccaaagtcattgtatttatctagctcttattgtattattacttgtactgtaacacttgaaatgtatttgcttacgattgtaagtcgccctggataagggcgtctgctaagaaataaataataataataataataataatactaataataataataataataataataataatactaataataataataataataatattactcaTTTCAGCATTTATccagaaataaatacaatgaatcaGAATTGTTCTTACCTGGTGAAGGGACCGACGGTCGCAGCTGGTTGCGGTCTTCTTTAAAGAAACGCTGGCAGCTCGAATCTCATTGCTGTGACGTATGCGCCGTGGTAATGATGTTTTGAAAAGTCTAAATATAAAATACTTGTCGATCATTCAGGTCTCatcatctttcttctctgtggaatatatatatatatatatatatatatatatatatatatatatatatatatatatatatatatatatatattgtacagttACTAAAATAATATCCCTCTGTCGTCAATCTCACAATCTCCACGGTCATGCtcgctgtatagagagtctctggcagttctcgcgcttcgctTATAACTACCGTTCCACTCAGTCCtgttgtgttgcatttttttgccattaaatgTGCGCTTTCATTTCCCCTTATTCCAATGTCTGATATCCCGTATTATATCCGGTCTCTCTTTAGCCACCCCTGATTCAATTGCCATAATAGAAGCCACAGAGTGAGGATAGTATTACTGTCAGGTCTGACATCACTTATCCATTCCGACCATAGATGGCACAGTATGGCAATCATGTCTGCAGTAACTAAGTGAGTCATATTGTATGGATTAGACCAGAACGATTCGCTCAATACAACGATTAATCAGTTTAATATTAGTACTTTAAAAGGCAGTTTTGTATACCAGTTTCGGGGAGGACAGCGTGTGCACTCCTGGTTCATTCCTCTGATCCACCAAATAAACTCTAGATGAGACTGTTTGTACTCAGACTGTGGTGATATCATTCTTTAACGACccattattctttatttctttcaatAGAGCTTGGTATTCCCCTTCTAATAGACACATGTATTCACGGTGCGTTTTGATTGGGCTTCGGGTGATTTCCCTCGCTCTCTTGTTTTGTATCCCTGGGAGTGTATGTTCAGTTGTCATCCCAGGGGGAATTACATTCAGTGCTGGATATAATGATCTTTCTCTCGCTCTCACAGCAGCCGCACTATCCGCAgaggaaaaacacattttaaaaaaacgttAATCGTGTCAGTTACGGGATGCAGCTGACGAGCTTTCGAAACAGACTGAAAACGTAAATCTTTTTGTGATAAGGGCTTAAGCTGTGtcaaaaggaaaataaagaagaaaaacgaCGTGGTTACATTTAATAATACGAACTTGTACTGCATTAAGCTAATCTATTCTAGCAAAATGTATGTTGTCATTGGCTAAACCGCCTTGAGTTGCTATTACTAACTAAACGGCAGCTAACTGTTCTCCCTGTATATCGGGATAATTGATATACAACTTAAATCTTTAGATTCTGATGCCGTCTGTCTGATTGCTATTAGTTGCAATTGCTAATTTGTGAAGACCTGTTAACACTTACCTTCTGTCACGAAGCTGATTAAAACCCTTGAGCCTGGCACGGGGTGCAGAACACATCAAATAAACACTGGTGTTCAGGGAGGCTCCTTGTCTAATCTGCTGTTGCAAATACACACTGACTGACTACAGCACAGAGGAGTGGAAAGTAAAAGACATGGAAGCAAGCCCATCTTATATTAGAGACGTTAAAATGGCACATGGTGTCCCCAGAGTAGTGTGTTTATGTGAGCAGACAGAGACGGGTAAGTACGGGACTTTCCATAAGTGTCCTGCAGGGGACTCCACGAGGTTTGGTTTGAGAGAATAATACCAGCAACCTGCCTCAAGTGTAAACAGCCATTAAACTGGAGAGCCCATGGGAGGCATGGTATGCCTGCAGTGTAGGGAGCTGACCGAGGGAGGTGCAGTGCATTACAGGTACCAACCAGAGAGAGAGATCACCTTACCTGTGATGCACGATACTGGATGCCCATGACCAGCCTTGCTGGGGAACAGAAAAGGATGTGGTCCCTCCTGACCTGAAGAGAAGAGCGAGCTTGCTTGCtgctagtttgtttttttttatcattaagtATAGCTGCCTACTGCATTttctataattaaaaataaacctaTGCTTTCTGATCACTAGCACTAGTTTTCTCTAAAGGATTAATTATAGATGTTCTTTTTAACAGCTTTTAAGCGAAGCAGCAACACCTCAAGTATTTATAAACGAGGCCAGAGCTCGGGCTTGTACCTAATAATGTCCATCTAGTATTTTTATCAGTGTGTGGTTTGTTCTTGCAGTATAGCTCGCTAGAGATGGGTTTTTAAATAAGCGGACTGGAGTCTAttttgtggtgttgttgttgtcaAGCTGTATAACTCACACGCTAAACTTATTAATTAAATGTGTAAGTACCTacacagggcaacagtgtggagtagtggttagggctctggacttctttctggagggtcgtgggttcaatgccaggtggggggcactgctgctgtatccttgagcaaggtactttagctagattgctccagtaaaaacccaactgtataaatgggtaattgtatttaaaaaataatgcgatatcttgtaacaattgtaagtcgccctggataagggcgtctgctaagaaatataatacagAATATTTAGCCAACTTTGCAGTAAACCATATCTATATTTGTGTCTTAGGCATTAGCAATGTCCCGacaaattttgtaaaaagaaatcaACGAATCAACAAATGCGCCAGTAATGCAAGTAccttcatttcattttatttcgattttacaattgtgtatgtaggcctccttataaccagtttacagctgctTACACgatattttgttttgaagtgtttattttattatagtttttcatttttttaagtcgTGCTATGCAGGTAATGCGAAAAAAgcattttatgttatttttgtaaataatgacttcgttttcacaattttgtgtgtgtgtgtatatatatatatatatatatatatatatatatatatatatatatatatatatatatatatatatattcttttgaagtgtttattttattatagtttttcatttttttacgtcatgcattatatgcgctaattACTGTTTTGACAATGTTGTAGGTACATAAagcaggaaaaaataataaatcatgccgcgagaggtaccggatctgggcaaattaggtgccggaacgaaaatccaaatctgagaggtgccggatcctgttccgacaagatccggctcaaattaagcacggATTGGGGGGGAAGGAAGGAAAAGAGGAAGGGAGACGAAAAAGAAAAGCAGGAATTTTATAGATGATAAATTAAGACGATATGAAAAAAAGAGACTAATGAGGGCTCTAATCATCTAAATGTATAGATGCCATGCGCTcctaatgaatgaatgaataaataaatatacaagccACACCCCTCGGCCCTGGTCCTCTCCTCTGATGAGATCCAGGCAGACTCGAGCGTGCAGCTGCGAC
This window encodes:
- the LOC117964928 gene encoding CD276 antigen-like isoform X1; amino-acid sequence: MMRTLSSCLFALPLLLTFSLAVVVPRSPVTSPPGSDVTLDCSFSYKAGADLTRVVVTWLRRDYRVVHSFYYGRDQLALQNETYRNRTQLFPEQFSVGNTSLRLKQVRGEDEGWYTCAVTNQVESTRGDVRLIVAAPYSEPQLAIGLPRPGDPVTLTVKVAGGYPRPTLLWLNAAGSDITNQSRTKQSVDSRGLYQIQSELEVVVNEAETFTFELDHPVMEQRVSRAVTLHPSTGVRIAQRSWLPVTFSLLLVLLLVLGMFLCGAGAAVTG